Below is a genomic region from Gillisia sp. Hel_I_86.
CGCCTCCGGATATTGAAGGGCGCGGTGAAGGAATTGGTCGAGCAAGATATAAGAATGCTTTGTGAATGGAAAAGTTGTGAGGTTGAGGAACTGAACGTTCAAGAGGACCATGTTCACTTGCTGGTGTCTGTTCCCCCCAAAGTTTCTATTTCAAAATTGATGGGTACATTGAAAGGGAAGATTGCAATAAAACTTTTTAAGAGTTACCCGAAATTGAAAAAGAAACCCTATTGGGGCAATCATTTTTGGTCTCGAGGTTATTTTGTGAGCACAGTTGGACTGGATGAGGAAATGATTAAAAAATACGTCAAGTTCCAAGAGAAAGAAGAAAAGCGGGTTGAGGAGCAGCAACAAAGATTTGATTTCTGACCATCGCCTTGCCGCCCCCTATGGGGGCTATCCAAAGCCACCTTCTAAGAAGGTGTGATTTTTACTTTTTTTGTTCTTACTTATTTTTGTCATTTTTCACGTCTTGGTTAATGTCAGAATTGTAAATCTAAAGGTATTCATTTTATCCATTTTTCATGCTTGAGTAAAAGTCGGAATAATAAGCTGGAGGCATCTATTTTTATTTTTTTTTACGCCCGAGTAAAAGTTTGCGTACAGATTTTAAAAATTCTCGAGTATTTCTTCTTCTTTTCATTTATTTTTTATCTAATCAA
It encodes:
- the tnpA gene encoding IS200/IS605 family transposase, whose translation is MGKYKKLSRVVYKCDYHIVWVPKYRLRILKGAVKELVEQDIRMLCEWKSCEVEELNVQEDHVHLLVSVPPKVSISKLMGTLKGKIAIKLFKSYPKLKKKPYWGNHFWSRGYFVSTVGLDEEMIKKYVKFQEKEEKRVEEQQQRFDF